One genomic region from Mycoplasmopsis meleagridis encodes:
- a CDS encoding dUTP diphosphatase, with protein MNLKNIFVMQEELDKKIEKRKDLGLKKIKNANIHQQIMLATLIEVAEFANEVQSFKYWKANKNVDNDKVLEEFADVLHFLGSLGYKYKIEENIDPLIAESEDINEQFTLLFSAITKAMRYTNKYNIAEIFALVLGAAKLLNYSEEAILEAYTKKNLKNHQRIIEKY; from the coding sequence ATGAATTTAAAAAATATCTTTGTTATGCAAGAAGAACTAGATAAAAAAATTGAAAAAAGAAAAGATCTAGGTCTTAAAAAAATCAAAAATGCTAACATTCATCAGCAAATTATGCTCGCTACTTTAATAGAAGTGGCTGAATTTGCTAATGAAGTGCAGTCTTTCAAGTATTGAAAAGCAAATAAAAATGTTGACAATGATAAAGTTTTAGAAGAATTTGCTGATGTTTTACACTTTCTAGGCTCTCTTGGTTATAAATATAAAATTGAAGAGAATATTGACCCCTTGATTGCAGAAAGTGAAGATATAAATGAACAATTTACTTTGCTTTTTAGTGCTATTACTAAAGCAATGCGTTATACAAATAAATACAATATAGCTGAAATTTTTGCCTTAGTTTTAGGTGCTGCTAAATTGTTAAATTATTCTGAAGAAGCGATTTTAGAAGCATATACAAAGAAAAATTTAAAAAATCACCAAAGAATTATTGAAAAATATTAA
- the rsmD gene encoding 16S rRNA (guanine(966)-N(2))-methyltransferase RsmD, which produces MLRIISGIYRSRKIEQPNTFSTRPTMDRVREAIFNSIRYDIKDKLVVDLFAGSGSMGFEALSNGAMKVYFVDNNTEAIKTINRNKEILNVNNLTIYKSDALDFLKHSIGKKFDYFFMDAPFKEYELINKCINYIYDNKLLSINGIIVVETDSLHNIILKDGLVLQKWKKYGKIYILFIALNN; this is translated from the coding sequence ATGTTAAGAATTATTTCTGGTATTTATAGATCTAGAAAAATAGAACAACCTAATACTTTTTCTACTAGACCAACAATGGACAGAGTAAGAGAAGCAATTTTCAATTCAATTAGATATGACATAAAAGATAAATTAGTTGTTGATCTTTTCGCGGGAAGTGGTTCGATGGGTTTTGAAGCACTTAGTAATGGGGCGATGAAAGTTTATTTTGTTGATAACAATACAGAGGCAATAAAAACAATCAATAGAAACAAAGAGATATTGAACGTTAATAATTTAACTATTTATAAAAGTGATGCTCTTGATTTTTTAAAGCATTCAATTGGTAAAAAGTTTGATTATTTTTTTATGGATGCTCCTTTTAAAGAATATGAATTAATAAACAAATGCATTAACTACATTTATGACAATAAACTTTTAAGCATTAACGGAATTATTGTAGTAGAAACTGACTCTCTACATAACATAATTCTTAAAGATGGTCTAGTTTTGCAAAAATGAAAAAAATATGGAAAAATATACATTTTGTTTATCGCTTTAAATAATTAA
- the mgtA gene encoding magnesium-translocating P-type ATPase — MAKKKKNISTNVNIKKNLVKYSQMSKEELYEKFNSSSKGLTEKQILINREKYGLNKLAKKGKNTIFHRLFHAFINPFSIILIVLIFISLFTDIIIPFINKEPFNAIEALPTIIIIFLMVLISGILNFVNDSRSAASAEKLVKMVQTTTRVERDGTFYEIPLEQVVVGDIVNLAAGDIIPADVRIIKAKDLFVSQSSLTGESEAIEKFAINFANKNEANITDATNLAFMGSNVVSGSAKAIVVVSGNNTYLGQIAQKVNETPVKTDFEKGIKSVSWLLIKIMLVVVPLVFVISGLNSWNPEQYKNAKNWLDSFAFAMSVAVGLTPEMLPMIVTSTLAKGALSMSKKKTIVKNLNSIQNFGAMDIFCTDKTGTLTMDQVVLERHLDVKGQENCQVLKYGFLNSYYQTGLKNLLDISIINRTEELSDVEIELRNLEEKYIKIDEIPFDFQRKRMSVVVAPRDNKNDSEMITKGAIEEILSICKYIQYEGEIKEIDDEIINRVLKRVDKLNDEGMRVLGVARKKSNYKNDKFNVQDEQEMILIGYLAFLDPPKESTLSAIKKLHDLGVNVKILTGDNARVTKTICAKVGIPVEKIMLGKDLLEISDKKLAEIAHEYDVYAKLSPDQKARVITALRSKKHVVGYMGDGINDAPAMKVADVSISVDTAVDIAKETANIILLEKDLNVLATGIVEGRKTYTNMNKYIKLTLSSNFGNIISIVFASFFLSFVPMMAIQILFLNLIYDISCAAIPWDKVDNKFIKEPRKWNSKSFYKFMLWFGPVSSLIDILIFIIMRFWLIEYLGFKNGTIEFESAFHTGWFILSMWTQAIIIHFIRTEEIPFVKSFPSFMLILATFGAVFIATIVAYIPGVNTALKLVPLDGMFYLILIMLSLLYIGLILVIKKLFIKRYKNLL; from the coding sequence ATGGCTAAAAAAAAGAAAAATATTTCAACTAATGTAAATATTAAAAAAAATTTAGTGAAATACTCCCAAATGTCTAAAGAGGAACTTTATGAAAAATTTAATTCTTCCTCTAAAGGATTAACTGAAAAGCAAATTCTAATAAATAGAGAAAAATATGGTCTCAATAAATTGGCAAAAAAAGGTAAAAATACGATATTTCATCGTCTTTTTCATGCTTTTATTAATCCCTTTTCAATAATTTTAATTGTTCTTATTTTTATTTCGCTCTTTACGGACATTATTATCCCTTTTATCAATAAAGAACCATTTAATGCAATTGAAGCTTTACCAACAATAATTATTATCTTTTTAATGGTTTTAATTAGTGGCATTTTAAATTTTGTAAATGATTCGAGAAGTGCTGCAAGTGCCGAAAAATTGGTCAAAATGGTTCAAACAACTACAAGAGTAGAAAGAGATGGTACTTTTTACGAAATACCTCTTGAACAAGTGGTTGTGGGAGATATTGTTAATTTAGCAGCAGGTGATATTATACCTGCTGATGTGAGGATTATAAAAGCTAAGGATCTTTTTGTTTCGCAATCTTCTTTAACTGGAGAAAGTGAAGCAATTGAAAAATTTGCAATTAATTTTGCCAATAAAAATGAAGCTAATATTACCGATGCAACTAATTTAGCTTTTATGGGTTCTAATGTTGTTTCTGGTTCTGCCAAAGCTATTGTTGTAGTAAGCGGTAATAATACTTATTTAGGTCAAATTGCTCAAAAAGTAAATGAAACACCAGTAAAAACAGATTTTGAAAAAGGAATTAAATCTGTTTCTTGACTATTGATTAAAATAATGCTTGTTGTTGTGCCTCTAGTTTTTGTTATTTCAGGATTAAATAGTTGAAATCCTGAACAATATAAAAATGCTAAAAATTGACTAGATTCTTTCGCTTTTGCTATGTCTGTTGCTGTTGGTCTTACTCCTGAAATGTTACCTATGATTGTAACTAGCACTCTTGCTAAAGGTGCTTTGTCAATGTCCAAGAAAAAAACAATTGTCAAAAATTTAAATTCTATTCAAAATTTTGGCGCCATGGATATTTTTTGTACTGATAAAACTGGCACTTTGACGATGGACCAGGTTGTTTTAGAAAGACATTTAGATGTTAAAGGCCAAGAAAATTGTCAAGTTTTAAAATATGGTTTTTTAAATAGTTATTATCAAACAGGATTAAAAAATTTACTTGATATTTCGATTATTAATAGAACCGAAGAACTTTCCGATGTGGAAATAGAGTTGAGAAATTTAGAAGAAAAATACATCAAAATTGATGAAATACCTTTTGACTTTCAAAGAAAAAGAATGTCTGTAGTTGTTGCACCTAGAGATAATAAAAATGATAGCGAAATGATTACTAAAGGCGCAATTGAAGAAATTCTAAGCATTTGTAAATATATTCAATATGAAGGCGAAATTAAAGAAATAGATGATGAAATTATTAATAGAGTGCTTAAAAGAGTTGATAAATTAAATGATGAAGGAATGCGTGTTTTAGGTGTTGCTAGAAAAAAAAGTAATTATAAAAATGATAAATTTAATGTTCAAGACGAACAGGAAATGATTTTAATTGGTTATTTAGCCTTTCTGGATCCTCCAAAAGAATCAACTTTATCAGCAATTAAAAAACTTCATGATTTAGGCGTTAATGTCAAAATTCTAACTGGTGATAATGCTAGAGTTACTAAAACAATTTGTGCTAAAGTAGGCATTCCTGTTGAAAAAATTATGTTGGGTAAAGATCTTTTAGAAATTAGTGATAAAAAATTAGCCGAAATAGCTCATGAATATGATGTATATGCAAAATTAAGTCCTGATCAAAAAGCTCGTGTTATTACAGCGTTAAGAAGCAAAAAACACGTTGTTGGCTATATGGGAGATGGTATTAATGATGCTCCTGCCATGAAAGTAGCTGATGTTTCAATTTCAGTAGATACAGCAGTTGATATTGCTAAAGAAACAGCAAATATTATTCTTCTAGAAAAAGATTTAAATGTTTTAGCAACTGGTATTGTTGAAGGAAGAAAAACTTACACTAATATGAATAAATATATCAAGTTAACTTTAAGTAGTAACTTTGGAAATATTATTAGTATTGTTTTTGCTTCATTCTTTCTTTCTTTTGTTCCAATGATGGCAATACAAATATTGTTTCTTAATTTAATTTACGATATTTCTTGTGCTGCTATTCCTTGAGATAAAGTCGATAATAAATTTATTAAAGAACCAAGAAAATGAAATTCAAAAAGCTTTTATAAATTCATGCTTTGATTTGGGCCAGTTTCTTCTTTAATAGATATTTTAATTTTTATCATTATGCGTTTTTGACTAATAGAATATTTAGGTTTTAAAAATGGAACAATAGAATTTGAGAGCGCTTTTCATACTGGTTGATTTATTCTTTCAATGTGGACGCAAGCAATTATTATTCATTTTATTAGAACGGAGGAAATTCCTTTTGTCAAATCCTTTCCATCATTTATGCTTATTTTAGCCACATTTGGAGCAGTATTTATTGCAACAATAGTTGCTTATATTCCTGGCGTAAATACAGCTTTAAAATTAGTGCCTTTAGATGGAATGTTTTATCTTATTCTAATAATGCTTTCGCTTCTGTATATAGGATTAATATTAGTTATTAAAAAATTATTTATTAAACGCTATAAAAATCTTTTATAA
- the asnS gene encoding asparagine--tRNA ligase, with protein MKEITIKKLLQNIEAFDGQNISLKAWVNANRGNNKVRFISLNDGSTVSSLQVIVKEENKNIDISQLDDRIVHLGAAVFVEGTVKYTPSSKQICELVANNFILLKDAEDYPIQKKAVNLETLREIPHVRHRTNLLRTVFLIRSTLALEIHKYFRENDFLYFNAPIITSNDGEGAGETFVVNDENIESPFFGNKKATLGVTGQLHGESFALGYKKIYTFAPTFRAEHSNTKKHAAEFWMIEPEVAFYDLNDIINLADDLLKTVIKKTIELHPDEFKFLIENIDKNLLEKLNLFINKKLTVLDYKDAIKELEKVKDIFEEKDIKFGLDLATEHERYLAEKLIGGPVAIINFPKDFKAFYMYQNDDGKSVAAFDLLVPGIGELIGGSQREVREDKLLERIKEIGINQEDLQWYINLRKFGNAGSSGFGIGFERLVMYVTGVDNIRDVIPYPRTSGNIKM; from the coding sequence ATGAAAGAAATTACGATCAAAAAACTTCTTCAAAATATAGAAGCTTTTGATGGGCAAAATATTAGTTTAAAAGCTTGAGTTAATGCTAATAGAGGCAATAATAAAGTACGTTTTATAAGTTTAAATGACGGCTCAACTGTTTCTAGTTTGCAAGTTATTGTTAAAGAAGAAAATAAAAATATTGATATTTCTCAATTAGACGATAGAATAGTTCATTTAGGAGCAGCTGTTTTTGTAGAAGGAACTGTGAAATATACTCCTAGTTCTAAACAAATTTGTGAGTTGGTAGCTAATAATTTTATCCTTTTGAAAGATGCAGAAGATTATCCTATTCAAAAAAAAGCGGTAAATTTAGAAACTTTAAGAGAAATTCCTCACGTTAGACATCGTACTAATTTGCTTAGAACAGTTTTTTTAATTCGCTCTACTTTAGCTCTAGAAATTCATAAATATTTTAGAGAAAATGACTTTCTTTATTTTAATGCTCCAATTATTACTTCAAATGATGGTGAAGGAGCTGGTGAAACTTTCGTTGTTAATGATGAAAATATAGAAAGTCCCTTTTTTGGTAATAAAAAAGCAACATTGGGAGTAACTGGTCAATTACATGGTGAAAGTTTTGCTTTGGGATATAAAAAAATTTATACTTTTGCACCTACTTTTAGAGCTGAACATTCAAATACTAAAAAACATGCTGCAGAATTTTGAATGATCGAACCAGAAGTGGCGTTTTATGATCTTAACGATATTATTAACTTAGCTGATGATTTACTAAAAACTGTTATTAAAAAAACAATAGAATTACATCCTGATGAATTTAAATTTTTAATTGAAAATATAGATAAAAATTTACTCGAGAAATTAAATCTATTTATCAACAAAAAATTAACTGTTTTAGACTATAAAGATGCTATTAAAGAATTAGAAAAAGTTAAAGATATTTTTGAGGAAAAAGATATTAAATTTGGTCTTGATTTAGCAACTGAACACGAAAGATATTTAGCTGAAAAACTAATTGGTGGACCAGTGGCTATTATTAATTTTCCTAAGGATTTTAAAGCTTTTTATATGTATCAAAATGATGATGGTAAAAGTGTTGCTGCTTTTGATTTATTAGTTCCTGGAATAGGCGAATTAATAGGAGGAAGCCAAAGAGAAGTAAGAGAAGATAAACTTTTAGAGAGAATTAAAGAAATAGGTATTAATCAAGAAGATTTGCAATGATATATTAATTTAAGAAAATTTGGTAATGCTGGCTCTTCTGGCTTTGGAATAGGTTTTGAAAGATTAGTTATGTATGTAACTGGTGTTGATAATATTCGTGATGTTATACCATATCCTAGAACTTCAGGAAATATCAAAATGTAA
- a CDS encoding C1 family peptidase, whose product MEIKKSLIENFYKKYQANSLNQVLENAITKNGILNATFNNKMKREHNFIFNVEVDKIGITNQKNSGRCWIFSALNILKVRAAKELNTKELEFSQNYLFFWDKLEKANNIFEIFISNPKLDFDDRLFGLIMDGFVSDGGYWEWAQSLIHKYGVVPKSVMNEVVTSESSEQLNSVLKIHIVSTIKEIKRAINDKNSLGLARKIKESSLERIFEINAKVLGLPPLAFDYEYKDKDNKYVKLNNQNPVDFAKTYCKSDYLNYVNLLDDPRDKYPKNTLLVSKYFASVIEGKKLSQIKVDIKEIKKAIIQSLKDNNPVWFDCDVAAFSDRKLGILDTEIYSINETLRIYNNLTKADRINYRISAPTHAMTFVGVNLDEENNPLQWEIENSWGEEVGKKGYFSMSDKWFDEYVFGAILDPKYVDPKILEEVKNNKIIEIEPWDVLS is encoded by the coding sequence ATGGAAATTAAAAAATCTTTGATTGAAAATTTTTATAAAAAATATCAGGCCAATTCATTGAACCAAGTTTTAGAAAATGCAATTACTAAAAACGGTATTTTAAATGCTACTTTTAACAACAAAATGAAAAGAGAACACAATTTTATTTTTAATGTTGAAGTAGATAAAATAGGAATAACAAATCAAAAAAATTCTGGAAGATGTTGAATTTTTTCTGCTCTTAATATTCTAAAAGTTAGAGCCGCCAAAGAACTAAATACTAAGGAATTAGAATTTTCCCAAAATTATTTATTTTTCTGAGACAAATTAGAAAAAGCTAACAATATTTTTGAAATTTTTATTTCTAATCCTAAATTAGATTTTGATGATCGTTTATTCGGCTTAATTATGGATGGTTTTGTTTCAGATGGTGGATATTGAGAATGGGCTCAAAGTTTAATTCATAAATACGGAGTTGTTCCAAAAAGTGTTATGAATGAAGTAGTTACTTCTGAAAGTAGTGAACAGTTAAATAGTGTTTTAAAAATTCATATAGTATCAACAATTAAAGAAATCAAAAGAGCTATTAACGATAAAAATTCTCTAGGTTTAGCTAGAAAAATTAAAGAAAGTTCTTTAGAAAGAATTTTTGAAATTAACGCTAAAGTTTTAGGCCTTCCACCACTTGCTTTTGACTACGAATACAAAGATAAAGATAATAAATATGTTAAATTAAATAATCAAAATCCTGTTGATTTTGCTAAAACATATTGTAAAAGTGATTATTTAAATTACGTTAATTTACTAGATGACCCACGTGATAAATATCCTAAAAATACTCTGCTTGTTTCAAAATATTTTGCTTCAGTTATCGAAGGAAAAAAACTTTCACAAATTAAAGTAGATATTAAGGAAATCAAAAAAGCCATTATTCAATCACTAAAAGACAATAATCCTGTTTGATTTGATTGCGATGTAGCTGCTTTTTCTGATAGAAAATTAGGTATTTTAGACACAGAAATTTATTCAATAAATGAAACATTAAGAATTTATAATAATCTAACTAAAGCTGATAGAATAAACTATAGAATTAGTGCTCCTACTCATGCTATGACTTTTGTTGGTGTTAATTTAGATGAAGAAAATAATCCTTTACAATGAGAAATTGAAAATTCATGAGGTGAAGAAGTAGGCAAAAAAGGTTATTTCTCAATGAGTGATAAATGGTTTGATGAATATGTATTTGGAGCTATTTTAGATCCTAAATATGTTGATCCAAAAATTCTAGAGGAAGTTAAAAATAATAAAATTATTGAAATTGAACCTTGAGATGTTTTATCTTAA
- a CDS encoding restriction endonuclease subunit S → MKIFEELLSKEDNKFFIRKKLYEVTIWDKTFSDLAKEKQLKNKQKYKYLYASEIEKIKEENGDIKILTTYESNYFVSSKKWKGEFYDEEIIAIPGGGNLTIQYHKGKFITSDNRICKSFDTKILNTKYLYYFFHFIKEKISNFYRGSAIKHPYMSGILNLEIIIPPLSLQKKIVEILDKFSSFSISIQKELRDELNARNKQYKYYLDNIFDTFNLYKSNIKSNKVFEVKLADICKFIRGKRITKKELTKEGYPVVSGGAKYLGYYSNFNREKEQITIAEYGTAGLIQWQEKDFWANDNCLTLEFDEKILIKKFLYYFLKVKQEKIFESNINSFPQKLNMDFISNLLLKIPSLEKQNKIVDVLDNFESICSSFNISLPTEENKRKKQYEYYKNEIFKYLEVGILQHKDAERERERERARISQIIAIHFWCYNLRIGNF, encoded by the coding sequence ATGAAAATTTTTGAAGAGTTGCTTTCGAAAGAAGATAATAAGTTTTTTATTAGAAAAAAACTATATGAAGTAACTATTTGAGATAAAACTTTTAGCGATTTAGCAAAAGAAAAGCAGCTCAAAAATAAGCAAAAATATAAATATTTATATGCTTCAGAAATTGAAAAAATTAAAGAAGAAAATGGCGATATAAAAATTCTAACTACTTATGAATCGAATTATTTTGTTTCTTCAAAAAAGTGAAAAGGTGAATTTTATGACGAAGAAATAATTGCTATTCCTGGAGGAGGCAATTTAACAATTCAATATCATAAAGGTAAATTTATAACAAGCGATAATAGAATTTGCAAATCATTTGATACAAAGATTTTAAATACTAAATATTTGTATTATTTTTTTCATTTCATTAAAGAAAAAATATCTAATTTTTATCGTGGAAGTGCTATCAAACATCCTTATATGTCTGGAATATTAAATTTAGAGATAATAATACCTCCTTTATCTCTTCAGAAAAAAATTGTCGAAATTTTAGATAAATTTAGTAGTTTTTCTATTAGTATTCAAAAAGAATTAAGAGACGAATTAAACGCTAGAAATAAACAATATAAATATTATCTTGATAATATTTTTGATACTTTTAATTTATATAAATCAAATATAAAATCTAACAAAGTTTTCGAAGTAAAACTAGCTGATATTTGTAAATTTATAAGAGGAAAACGAATAACTAAAAAAGAACTTACTAAAGAAGGCTATCCAGTAGTAAGCGGAGGAGCAAAATATTTAGGTTATTATAGTAATTTTAACCGTGAAAAGGAACAAATAACAATAGCAGAATATGGTACAGCCGGTTTAATTCAGTGACAAGAAAAGGATTTTTGAGCTAATGATAATTGTCTTACCTTAGAATTTGATGAAAAAATTTTAATTAAAAAGTTTTTGTATTATTTTTTAAAAGTAAAACAAGAAAAAATATTTGAAAGTAATATTAATTCTTTTCCTCAAAAATTAAATATGGATTTTATAAGTAATTTATTACTAAAAATTCCTTCTTTAGAAAAGCAGAACAAAATAGTTGATGTTTTAGATAATTTTGAAAGCATTTGTTCTAGTTTTAATATCAGTTTACCCACTGAAGAAAATAAAAGAAAAAAACAATATGAATATTATAAAAATGAAATATTTAAATATCTTGAAGTTGGTATTCTACAACATAAAGACGCAGAGAGAGAGAGAGAGAGAGAGAGAGCACGAATTAGTCAAATTATTGCAATACATTTTTGGTGCTATAACCTTAGAATTGGGAACTTTTAG
- the def gene encoding peptide deformylase, whose amino-acid sequence MKFRVNLVKLPNKILRTKSKEVSLPLSEEDDLLAQKMIWHVDTSQNDENLGFQPAVGVAAIQYGIAKRMFYINGGNYPKNSSVPNSILRDVLINPVILATSDSLIALEDGEGCLSVGEKWKNQEGFVYRKSRIKAKAYSYMQKKEIELDLTGYLAVVFQHEYDHLEGKLFVDHIINDDPWKVKSNARFIDVEEA is encoded by the coding sequence GTGAAATTTAGAGTTAATTTAGTTAAATTACCAAATAAAATTCTACGTACAAAATCTAAAGAAGTTTCCTTGCCTTTATCAGAAGAAGATGATTTATTGGCACAAAAAATGATTTGACATGTCGACACTAGTCAAAATGATGAAAATTTAGGTTTTCAACCTGCTGTAGGCGTTGCAGCTATTCAATACGGAATTGCTAAAAGAATGTTTTATATAAATGGCGGAAATTATCCAAAAAATTCTTCAGTTCCTAATAGCATTTTACGTGATGTTTTAATCAATCCTGTTATTTTAGCTACTTCTGATAGCTTAATTGCCTTAGAGGATGGAGAAGGATGCTTATCAGTTGGCGAAAAGTGAAAAAATCAGGAAGGTTTTGTTTATCGTAAAAGTAGAATTAAAGCAAAAGCTTATTCTTACATGCAAAAAAAAGAAATTGAATTAGATTTAACGGGATATTTAGCAGTAGTTTTTCAGCATGAATATGATCATTTAGAAGGTAAATTATTTGTTGATCATATTATTAACGATGATCCATGAAAAGTTAAATCTAACGCAAGATTTATTGATGTAGAAGAAGCCTAA
- a CDS encoding Smr/MutS family protein gives MSKIKKINNVHENDNELISLDLHGYERKEIIGKVEFALDKVKNGNLDQILIISGKGKKSLKNYVEEILDFNNLEYEMTNNGGAFLVKRKNSIKYSNFKTSQKLNINELYEIYNTLDENEQDDLLNNL, from the coding sequence ATGTCAAAAATTAAAAAAATAAATAATGTTCATGAAAACGATAATGAATTAATTTCTTTGGATTTGCATGGATATGAAAGAAAAGAAATTATTGGTAAAGTTGAATTTGCTCTGGATAAAGTTAAAAATGGTAATTTAGATCAAATATTAATTATTTCTGGTAAAGGTAAAAAATCTTTAAAAAATTATGTTGAAGAAATTTTAGATTTCAATAATTTAGAATATGAAATGACTAATAATGGTGGTGCCTTTTTAGTTAAAAGAAAAAACTCAATCAAATATTCCAATTTTAAAACTAGTCAAAAACTTAATATCAATGAACTTTATGAAATTTATAATACTTTAGACGAAAATGAACAAGATGATTTATTAAATAACTTATAA
- the pip gene encoding prolyl aminopeptidase, which produces MNKYLNYLYPEIEPYEKNFLQVDEIHQIYYEISGNKNGIPILFIHGGPGGATSAYCRRYFDPKYYKIVLFDQRGCGLSKPSLELKNNTTQNLVQDIELLRKHLKIKQFILFGGSWGTTLGLIYAINYPRNVKALVLRGIYLSRQKDIEWLYQEGASYFKPLEYEQYVSLLDKKQRKNIVKSYWELMNSNDLNLRNKALIEWARWENSLISLSKNKFNEKEIKKNSEIALLENYYFVNNTFIEENYILNNIHKIKDIKTFIVHGEYDLDCRPSGAYELSKKLNNCELFFIPKSGHSQKEWRISKKLVEITNLLINEK; this is translated from the coding sequence ATGAATAAATATTTAAATTACTTATATCCTGAAATTGAGCCTTATGAAAAAAATTTTCTGCAAGTTGATGAAATTCATCAAATATATTACGAAATTAGCGGAAATAAAAATGGTATTCCTATATTATTTATTCATGGTGGTCCAGGTGGAGCAACTAGTGCTTATTGTAGAAGATATTTTGATCCAAAGTATTATAAAATAGTTTTATTTGATCAACGAGGTTGTGGCTTAAGCAAGCCTTCTTTAGAATTAAAAAATAACACAACTCAAAATTTAGTTCAAGATATTGAATTATTAAGAAAACATCTTAAAATAAAGCAATTTATTTTATTTGGGGGTTCGTGAGGAACTACTTTAGGTTTAATTTATGCTATTAATTATCCTAGAAATGTTAAAGCTTTAGTTTTAAGAGGAATTTATTTATCACGCCAAAAAGATATTGAATGGCTTTATCAAGAAGGTGCATCATATTTTAAACCTCTTGAATACGAACAATATGTTAGTTTATTAGATAAAAAACAAAGAAAAAACATTGTTAAATCATATTGAGAATTAATGAACAGTAATGATTTAAATTTAAGAAATAAAGCTTTAATAGAATGGGCAAGGTGAGAAAATTCATTAATTAGTTTAAGTAAAAATAAATTTAACGAAAAAGAAATTAAAAAAAATAGTGAAATAGCTTTGTTAGAAAATTACTATTTTGTGAATAATACTTTCATCGAAGAAAACTATATTTTAAATAATATTCATAAAATTAAAGACATAAAAACTTTTATAGTTCATGGTGAATATGATTTAGATTGTAGGCCTTCTGGAGCATATGAATTAAGTAAAAAATTAAATAATTGTGAATTATTTTTTATTCCAAAAAGCGGTCATTCACAAAAAGAATGAAGAATAAGCAAAAAATTAGTAGAAATTACTAATTTACTCATAAATGAAAAATAA
- a CDS encoding restriction endonuclease subunit S, with protein MQYIFGAITLELGTFSNLYHGFNFKSKHLLNDKLEIGSIIKIKNIYNDGSINFSLSNKFNLKNYKTNLEKFRVNKNNILISASGSLGKIGFSSGEEKNCFINLGIVKIEVLENLAMPEFIYFYLTSMINDWLKIKELKSALSYINTEDISKIKLLIPPLSFQNKIVNYLNSFKKICSDFNIVLPTEENKRKKQYEYYKNAIFKYLEVCILKYVDTQRDR; from the coding sequence TTGCAATACATTTTTGGTGCTATAACCTTAGAATTGGGAACTTTTAGTAATTTATATCATGGTTTTAATTTTAAAAGTAAACATTTATTAAATGATAAATTGGAAATAGGCAGTATTATTAAAATAAAAAATATTTACAATGACGGTAGTATAAATTTTTCTTTGAGTAATAAATTTAATTTAAAAAATTACAAGACTAATTTAGAAAAATTTAGAGTAAATAAAAATAATATTCTTATTTCTGCGAGCGGCTCGCTTGGAAAAATAGGCTTTTCTAGCGGAGAAGAAAAAAACTGTTTTATAAACCTAGGAATAGTAAAAATAGAAGTTTTAGAAAATTTAGCTATGCCTGAATTTATTTATTTTTATTTAACTTCTATGATTAATGATTGATTAAAAATTAAAGAATTGAAATCAGCTTTATCATACATAAATACCGAAGATATTTCAAAAATTAAATTACTAATACCTCCTTTATCATTTCAAAATAAAATTGTTAATTATTTAAATAGTTTTAAAAAAATTTGTTCTGATTTTAATATTGTTTTACCTACTGAAGAAAATAAAAGAAAAAAACAATATGAATATTATAAAAACGCAATATTTAAATATCTTGAAGTTTGTATTCTAAAATACGTAGACACACAGAGAGATAGATAG